The following coding sequences are from one Bacillus sp. PK3_68 window:
- a CDS encoding glycine/betaine/sarcosine/D-proline family reductase selenoprotein B, with translation MKKAVHYINQFFGQIGGEDKADFEPELREGIVGPGLLLNNLLSPVAEVTHTVICGDNFFGSKKEEAISRILGFLEDKEFDVFIAGPAFMAGRYGVACGEICKAVKDRFDVPVITSMYVENPGVEMFRKEIYIFPGGNSAVAMRKDVPRMAAFAKKVLLNEEISSADQEGYMSRGIRLESFKEPSMIGADRAVNMLLDKLNNRDYQTEMPMPIIDRVPIAAPVENLRQATIALVNSGGIVPLGNPDRIQSASATKWGRYDISNLDTLQPGEWETIHAGFDPSAANSDPNRIVPLDALRTLEREGRIGKVHNYVYSTVGTGTTQAEASRMGAEIAQQLLAANVSAVILTSTUGTCTRCGATMTKEIERAGIPIVQMANLVSIAKTVGSNRIVPTISIPYPLGDPNTSKEEQWKLRRHRVEVALEALTQQTEQATVFEVQR, from the coding sequence ATGAAAAAGGCAGTACATTATATCAACCAATTTTTTGGACAGATTGGGGGAGAAGATAAAGCAGATTTTGAACCGGAACTGCGAGAAGGCATAGTGGGACCGGGTTTGTTGTTAAATAATTTACTTTCTCCAGTTGCTGAAGTAACCCATACTGTTATTTGTGGAGACAATTTTTTTGGATCGAAAAAAGAAGAAGCAATTTCAAGGATTTTAGGCTTTTTAGAGGATAAAGAGTTTGATGTCTTTATTGCCGGACCGGCTTTTATGGCAGGGCGTTACGGTGTTGCATGCGGGGAAATTTGTAAAGCAGTTAAGGATAGATTTGATGTTCCTGTGATCACTAGCATGTATGTAGAAAATCCTGGTGTAGAAATGTTTCGAAAAGAAATTTATATCTTTCCGGGCGGAAACAGTGCTGTTGCTATGAGAAAAGATGTACCAAGGATGGCTGCATTTGCCAAAAAAGTCCTTTTAAATGAAGAGATTTCTTCCGCAGATCAAGAAGGATACATGTCGAGAGGTATTCGTCTGGAGTCATTTAAAGAACCATCTATGATTGGTGCGGACCGTGCAGTAAATATGCTGCTGGATAAATTAAACAATAGAGATTATCAAACTGAAATGCCAATGCCTATAATTGACCGGGTACCGATAGCTGCTCCTGTTGAAAATTTACGGCAAGCAACTATTGCACTTGTCAATTCTGGAGGGATTGTGCCTTTAGGAAACCCAGATCGTATTCAGTCAGCTTCTGCAACTAAGTGGGGGAGGTATGATATCTCGAATCTCGATACCTTACAACCGGGAGAATGGGAAACTATTCATGCTGGTTTTGATCCTTCAGCAGCAAACTCTGATCCAAATCGTATTGTTCCATTAGATGCTTTAAGAACCCTTGAAAGAGAAGGGCGTATTGGAAAAGTTCACAACTATGTATACTCTACTGTTGGCACCGGAACAACACAGGCGGAAGCTAGCCGAATGGGGGCTGAAATTGCCCAGCAGTTGTTAGCTGCGAATGTTTCTGCGGTTATACTCACTTCCACCTGAGGTACTTGTACTCGTTGCGGTGCAACGATGACCAAAGAAATCGAACGTGCAGGTATTCCTATTGTGCAAATGGCTAACCTAGTATCGATTGCTAAGACTGTAGGTTCAAACCGCATTGTGCCTACAATTTCAATTCCTTATCCACTAGGGGATCCAAACACATCAAAAGAAGAGCAATGGAAATTGCGCAGGCATAGAGTAGAAGTCGCTTTAGAAGCATTAACACAACAAACTGAGCAAGCAACTGTTTTTGAAGTGCAAAGATAA
- the selA gene encoding L-seryl-tRNA(Sec) selenium transferase, with product MKELLRELPAIHIIQKDSRFDILAKDACITSSKLTEWVQEEINFIRQKVLNDCWFERINTKESYIDYIFKRLKEKSKSIHQYNLKSVINATGTILHTNLGRARLSKEAIRQVTVTAENYSNLEYDLKKGVRGSRHAIIESILTEITGAEAAMVVNNNAAAVYLILRALAKDKKVIVSRGELVEIGGAFRISSIMEESGAILKEVGTTNKTHRFDYEQAIDEDTVMLMKVHTSNFKTVGFTHSVTSEELVELVQQHRELLVYEDLGSGALYDFKIGDEPVVAKVLKKGVDLVSFSGDKLLGGPQAGIIAGKKELIKTLKTHQLARVLRVDKMTLAALEATLKSYIQGRVEEIPTIRDILLPLNEIKKRIELFLQNTAQIKNKWDFVIKEDTSQIGGGTMPGVEIPTFVVAVSHDAINSQHIHDHLRLGSPSIVTRLKNDQVLMDFRTINNDEIPIIIDALQRIG from the coding sequence ATGAAAGAGCTTCTCCGTGAGCTGCCGGCTATACATATTATACAAAAAGATAGTAGATTCGACATCTTGGCAAAAGATGCCTGCATTACATCTTCAAAGCTAACTGAATGGGTTCAAGAAGAAATAAATTTTATAAGACAGAAAGTCTTAAACGATTGCTGGTTTGAAAGGATAAACACCAAAGAATCCTACATAGACTACATTTTTAAGAGGTTGAAAGAGAAATCCAAGTCTATTCATCAATATAATCTTAAGAGTGTTATTAATGCGACTGGAACAATCCTACATACAAATTTAGGAAGAGCGAGACTTAGTAAAGAAGCTATTAGGCAAGTCACAGTAACAGCAGAAAATTACTCGAACCTGGAATATGATCTTAAAAAAGGAGTGCGCGGATCACGGCATGCAATTATTGAATCAATTTTAACGGAAATTACTGGTGCGGAAGCTGCAATGGTGGTGAATAATAATGCAGCAGCTGTCTATCTGATTTTGAGAGCACTGGCCAAAGACAAAAAAGTAATTGTATCTCGCGGGGAATTAGTTGAAATTGGAGGAGCGTTTAGAATTTCATCCATTATGGAAGAAAGCGGTGCCATTTTAAAGGAAGTAGGGACAACAAACAAAACACATAGGTTTGACTATGAACAGGCAATAGATGAAGATACGGTTATGTTAATGAAAGTTCACACGAGCAATTTTAAGACTGTGGGTTTTACCCATTCTGTGACTTCAGAAGAATTAGTAGAACTGGTTCAACAACACCGTGAGCTCCTTGTCTATGAAGACTTGGGAAGCGGCGCACTATATGATTTTAAAATTGGAGATGAGCCAGTAGTTGCAAAGGTCCTCAAAAAAGGTGTCGATCTGGTTTCATTCAGTGGAGATAAATTATTGGGCGGTCCGCAAGCGGGAATTATTGCGGGTAAAAAAGAGCTGATCAAAACACTCAAAACACATCAATTAGCCCGTGTATTAAGAGTCGACAAAATGACGCTTGCGGCATTAGAGGCAACACTTAAAAGTTATATCCAAGGAAGGGTTGAGGAAATTCCGACTATTCGGGATATTTTACTTCCTTTAAACGAGATTAAAAAGCGTATTGAGCTATTTTTGCAGAATACAGCTCAAATTAAAAACAAATGGGATTTTGTTATTAAGGAAGATACTTCCCAAATTGGAGGAGGAACGATGCCGGGGGTAGAAATCCCAACTTTTGTTGTAGCAGTTAGCCATGATGCGATAAATTCACAACATATTCATGACCATTTGCGTCTGGGAAGCCCCTCCATTGTAACTCGGTTGAAAAATGATCAAGTATTAATGGACTTTCGAACAATAAACAACGACGAAATACCAATTATCATTGATGCTCTCCAAAGAATTGGCTAA
- the grdA gene encoding glycine/sarcosine/betaine reductase complex selenoprotein A: MLSEKKVFVLGERDGVPAPAIEECMKAAKAEVIYKDTQCFVUTAAGAMDQVVQEELKKAAEKYGNENVVVILGSPDEDSADIFAETVTVGDPTYAGPLAGVALGLSVYHILEDEIKAEIPEEVYQDQVGLMELSLDKESICQAIQQAREKYL, from the coding sequence ATGTTAAGTGAAAAGAAAGTCTTTGTTCTTGGAGAACGGGATGGTGTTCCTGCACCGGCGATTGAAGAATGCATGAAAGCAGCGAAGGCGGAAGTCATTTATAAAGACACCCAGTGCTTCGTTTGAACGGCTGCTGGTGCAATGGACCAGGTGGTCCAAGAAGAATTGAAAAAAGCAGCTGAGAAATATGGAAACGAAAATGTAGTGGTTATACTTGGTTCGCCAGACGAAGACAGTGCAGATATTTTTGCTGAAACTGTAACGGTTGGCGACCCCACATATGCCGGTCCGCTGGCAGGCGTGGCTTTGGGCCTTTCTGTGTATCACATCCTTGAGGATGAAATTAAAGCTGAGATTCCGGAAGAAGTCTATCAAGATCAAGTGGGACTAATGGAACTCTCTCTGGATAAAGAAAGCATTTGCCAGGCGATTCAACAAGCAAGGGAAAAGTATCTATAG
- a CDS encoding DUF2179 domain-containing protein has translation MDILLILLLQLIYVPIYSLRTIFLVKEKQLIASILGFVEALVYVFGLAIIFTGDQSILALIIYAVGFALGIAIGGYIEGKLAIGYTTIVVNLINRNETLISLLREKGFGVTLFVGEGKDSKRYQLEVLTLRSREEELFSLIQEYEPSAFLISYEARKFKGGYLAKAIKKKTRNLNNNDKKMKNIL, from the coding sequence ATGGATATTCTGTTAATCCTATTGCTTCAATTAATTTATGTTCCAATATACAGCCTCCGCACAATCTTTTTAGTAAAGGAGAAGCAACTTATCGCTTCCATTTTAGGATTCGTGGAAGCTCTGGTATATGTATTTGGATTGGCAATTATCTTCACCGGTGACCAGAGTATCTTAGCTTTGATTATTTATGCAGTGGGTTTTGCTTTAGGAATTGCTATAGGAGGATATATAGAAGGGAAATTGGCCATCGGGTATACGACAATTGTTGTGAATTTAATCAACAGAAATGAAACCCTTATCTCTTTGTTACGTGAAAAAGGATTTGGCGTTACCTTATTCGTCGGGGAAGGAAAAGACAGCAAGAGGTATCAGCTTGAAGTATTGACTCTTAGAAGTCGGGAAGAAGAACTTTTTTCTCTCATTCAGGAGTATGAACCTTCAGCCTTTCTAATTTCATATGAAGCTAGAAAGTTTAAAGGAGGATACCTAGCCAAAGCAATTAAGAAAAAAACTAGAAACTTGAATAATAATGATAAAAAAATGAAAAATATCTTATAA
- the grdC gene encoding glycine/sarcosine/betaine reductase complex component C subunit beta — translation MAAPVIKGASFVITHTPSFVRHGSKPIREIEKNKEVLNDILSNLRSFDDAVAYPANQVFIGNIRPEQLKDYERPWTNVKVEKAERFSPWGEILPEEEFYGWLKIADRYKLVVLEENFLEQQVKKRLKKHPLITKKDLEEIGEGVSLEEIKERLNQGDAIPLYVNKDQLIGVFLSGHNEDKNLSAHVLLENLSNKASGIVAMRHALHAFDVKPEQIDYVIGCDEEAVGDRYQRGGGNMAKSIAEHAGCINASGSDIKSFCCAPAHAVSAAAAFVQSGIYNEVLVIGGGCLAKLGMKYAGNLSKNMPITEDQMGAIAILIGRDDGKSPKIRTDAIGKHEISAGSSNQAIYQSLVVKPLERIGKKIIDIDKFAVELHNPDVTEPNGNGNVPRANYRTLAAMAVMKKEMDRSEIDSFESKHGMLGFSPTQGHIASAIPFLGHARDMIMKGEIENSMFVGKGSLFLGKMTDLSDGMSFIIEKNDGRNVG, via the coding sequence ATGGCAGCACCAGTTATTAAGGGAGCTTCTTTTGTAATAACGCATACACCGAGTTTTGTAAGACACGGGTCAAAACCAATTCGAGAAATTGAGAAAAATAAAGAAGTACTTAATGATATTTTAAGTAACTTAAGAAGTTTTGACGATGCAGTTGCTTATCCAGCAAATCAAGTATTTATTGGCAATATAAGACCAGAACAATTAAAAGACTATGAAAGACCGTGGACAAACGTAAAGGTAGAAAAGGCAGAACGTTTTAGCCCATGGGGAGAAATTCTTCCTGAAGAAGAGTTTTACGGATGGTTGAAGATTGCTGATCGGTACAAGTTAGTAGTTTTGGAAGAAAATTTTTTAGAACAGCAAGTAAAGAAAAGATTAAAAAAGCATCCGCTTATTACCAAAAAAGATTTGGAGGAAATAGGGGAAGGGGTTTCATTAGAAGAAATCAAAGAGCGGCTAAATCAAGGAGATGCTATTCCTCTTTATGTAAATAAAGATCAATTAATTGGGGTTTTTCTATCAGGGCATAATGAGGACAAAAATTTATCAGCTCATGTGCTTTTGGAAAATTTGAGCAATAAGGCATCCGGCATCGTAGCTATGAGGCACGCACTTCATGCTTTTGACGTTAAACCTGAGCAAATTGATTATGTGATAGGTTGCGATGAAGAAGCAGTGGGTGACCGCTATCAGCGAGGCGGTGGGAATATGGCAAAATCTATTGCTGAGCATGCTGGATGCATCAATGCTTCTGGATCCGATATTAAATCATTCTGTTGTGCACCAGCTCACGCGGTAAGTGCAGCAGCTGCCTTTGTGCAGTCAGGCATTTATAATGAGGTTTTAGTTATTGGCGGGGGATGCTTAGCAAAACTAGGGATGAAATATGCTGGAAACCTCTCTAAAAATATGCCAATAACTGAAGATCAAATGGGTGCCATTGCGATTCTAATTGGAAGGGACGATGGAAAGAGTCCAAAGATCAGAACAGATGCAATCGGAAAACATGAAATTTCTGCAGGTTCATCCAACCAAGCGATTTATCAGTCACTTGTAGTAAAGCCCCTTGAAAGAATAGGAAAAAAGATTATAGACATCGATAAATTTGCGGTGGAGCTTCATAATCCTGATGTCACTGAGCCAAACGGAAACGGTAATGTACCTCGTGCAAACTATCGAACACTTGCTGCCATGGCAGTAATGAAAAAAGAAATGGACCGATCTGAGATTGATAGTTTTGAAAGCAAGCATGGAATGTTAGGTTTTTCCCCAACACAAGGTCATATTGCATCGGCTATACCATTTTTAGGTCATGCCAGAGATATGATCATGAAAGGTGAAATAGAAAACTCTATGTTCGTTGGAAAAGGAAGCTTGTTTTTAGGGAAAATGACAGACCTTTCAGATGGAATGTCATTTATTATAGAAAAAAATGATGGGAGGAATGTAGGATGA
- a CDS encoding thioredoxin domain-containing protein, with the protein MIEVNKENFESEVLQADQPVIVDFWGPSCQPCLKLMPEVEALSEAYGDQVKIVKLNSAENRRVCINHRVMGLPAFLVFKDGKEVKRIAGGDLTKGDIENLIVQSI; encoded by the coding sequence ATGATTGAAGTCAATAAAGAAAATTTTGAATCTGAGGTTCTCCAAGCTGACCAGCCAGTTATCGTTGATTTTTGGGGGCCAAGTTGCCAGCCGTGCCTTAAATTGATGCCAGAGGTAGAGGCATTGTCAGAGGCATATGGCGATCAAGTTAAAATTGTTAAGCTTAATAGTGCAGAAAATCGAAGGGTTTGTATTAATCACCGCGTGATGGGATTGCCTGCTTTTTTAGTTTTTAAGGATGGAAAAGAAGTGAAGAGAATTGCAGGTGGAGATTTGACAAAAGGTGATATTGAAAATCTTATCGTTCAAAGCATTTAA
- the grdA gene encoding glycine/sarcosine/betaine reductase complex selenoprotein A yields MDLKSKKIFVLGERDGVPAPAIEECMKAAKAEVIYKDTQCFVUTAAGAMDQVVQEELKKAAEKYGNENVVVILGSPDEDSADIFAETVTVGDPTYAGPLAGVALGLSVYHILEDEIKAEIPEEVYQDQVGLMELSLDKESICQAIQQAREKFLEV; encoded by the coding sequence ATGGACTTAAAAAGTAAAAAGATTTTTGTTCTTGGAGAACGGGATGGTGTTCCTGCACCGGCGATTGAAGAATGCATGAAAGCAGCGAAAGCGGAAGTTATTTATAAAGACACCCAGTGCTTCGTTTGAACGGCTGCTGGCGCAATGGACCAGGTGGTCCAAGAAGAATTGAAAAAAGCAGCTGAGAAATATGGAAACGAAAATGTAGTGGTTATACTTGGTTCGCCAGACGAAGACAGTGCAGACATTTTTGCTGAAACTGTAACGGTTGGTGATCCCACATATGCCGGTCCGCTGGCAGGCGTGGCTTTGGGCCTTTCTGTGTATCACATCCTTGAGGATGAAATTAAAGCTGAGATTCCGGAAGAAGTCTATCAAGATCAAGTGGGACTAATGGAACTCTCTCTGGATAAAGAAAGCATTTGCCAGGCGATTCAACAAGCAAGGGAAAAATTTCTTGAAGTTTAA
- a CDS encoding BCCT family transporter: MNLKNNGVLTVSLLVTSIFVILGIFFNNLLTKLSTNFLKMVTEYFGWLYLTATLMFLLFIVYLMFSKFGKMKLGEDTDKPVYSNISWFAMLFSAGMGIGLVFWGVAEPLTHYISPPMGKGNTEEAANLAMTYTFFHWGLHPWAVYAFIGLSLAFFQYRKKLPGLISSAFYPILGDKIHGPIGKTIDVLAIIATVFGIATSLGLGALQITTGLDFLFHYPNNLVSQIIVICFLTALFTGSAFIGIDRGMKVLSNINILLAIFIMAVLIVLGPTGQILKTFANTTGMYIDQLVPLSLRINPFSENTWTSEWTLFYWGWWIAWAPFVGSFIAKVSKGRTIKEFILGVLIIPTLGTFVWFSAFGGSSLNLVHKLGNQALADAVNSDVSLALFVFFENFPFALFLSIIALILIVTFFITSADSATFVLSIFSSGGT; the protein is encoded by the coding sequence ATGAATTTAAAGAACAACGGTGTTTTGACAGTTTCTTTACTAGTAACCAGCATTTTTGTCATACTGGGCATATTTTTTAATAATCTGCTGACAAAGTTATCGACAAACTTTTTGAAAATGGTAACTGAATACTTTGGCTGGTTGTATTTAACAGCCACTCTAATGTTTCTATTATTTATTGTCTATTTAATGTTCTCAAAGTTTGGGAAAATGAAATTAGGTGAGGATACAGACAAGCCCGTATATAGTAATATTTCCTGGTTTGCCATGTTATTCAGTGCCGGTATGGGAATTGGATTAGTATTTTGGGGGGTGGCTGAGCCATTAACTCATTACATATCTCCCCCAATGGGAAAAGGGAATACAGAAGAAGCAGCAAATTTGGCCATGACCTATACATTTTTTCATTGGGGCTTGCATCCTTGGGCAGTTTATGCCTTTATCGGCTTAAGCTTAGCTTTCTTTCAGTATCGAAAAAAACTACCTGGTTTAATCAGCTCAGCTTTTTATCCTATTTTAGGGGATAAAATTCATGGCCCCATTGGCAAAACAATTGACGTCCTAGCTATTATAGCTACCGTTTTTGGTATCGCCACCTCCTTAGGATTAGGTGCTTTGCAAATTACTACCGGCTTAGATTTTCTCTTCCACTATCCCAATAATCTGGTGAGTCAAATTATTGTCATCTGCTTTTTGACAGCTTTATTTACCGGCTCAGCTTTTATTGGTATCGATCGTGGAATGAAAGTTTTGTCCAATATTAACATTTTATTAGCCATCTTTATTATGGCTGTACTCATTGTTTTAGGACCAACAGGACAAATTCTTAAAACGTTTGCGAATACTACAGGAATGTATATCGATCAATTAGTGCCTCTAAGTTTAAGAATCAACCCATTTAGTGAAAATACTTGGACTTCAGAATGGACATTGTTCTATTGGGGTTGGTGGATTGCATGGGCTCCTTTTGTAGGAAGCTTTATCGCTAAGGTATCAAAGGGACGAACGATCAAAGAGTTTATTTTAGGTGTATTGATTATTCCCACATTAGGAACTTTTGTATGGTTTTCAGCTTTTGGTGGATCAAGTCTTAACCTCGTTCACAAATTAGGAAATCAAGCTTTGGCGGATGCAGTTAACTCGGATGTCTCACTAGCACTATTCGTCTTTTTCGAGAACTTTCCATTTGCCTTGTTCTTGAGTATAATCGCCTTAATTTTAATTGTCACTTTTTTTATAACATCTGCGGATTCTGCTACGTTTGTATTATCTATTTTCAGTTCTGGGGGAACTTGA
- a CDS encoding alpha/beta hydrolase: MEKNIKLMDESELKVGLVGNPDSPAIMLPVAKEPVYGQAAENLKLWGVDPELGKHFIEGLADKFQILYFDYEGHRLQHPTPENLTPENIVKDLLTIADEMNVKKFSYYGYSWLALVGLQLAIRTDRLESLIMGGFPPIDGPYKEMMMVTNKTYEQALYNQNSPVSNEQDHVNPENVEWDNIQVKIDTNQTKQFVTMYKNLMEFDDREIQYKLVIPRLAFAGEKDTIVYGENFGSVTVDIIGILQKNKQELEHLGWDVEIIEGNDMDHTKAMQPVTVLSLIKHWLITNLNITR, encoded by the coding sequence ATGGAGAAGAACATAAAACTTATGGATGAATCAGAATTAAAAGTTGGTTTAGTTGGGAATCCCGACTCTCCAGCCATCATGCTTCCAGTTGCTAAAGAACCTGTATATGGACAAGCAGCTGAAAACCTAAAGTTGTGGGGAGTAGACCCAGAATTAGGGAAACATTTTATTGAGGGCCTCGCGGACAAGTTTCAGATTCTATATTTCGACTACGAAGGACACCGTTTGCAACATCCGACCCCTGAGAATCTCACACCTGAAAATATAGTAAAAGATTTGCTAACAATTGCTGATGAAATGAACGTTAAGAAATTTAGCTATTATGGATATTCTTGGTTAGCTTTAGTTGGATTACAATTAGCCATTCGGACAGATAGATTAGAAAGCTTAATCATGGGTGGCTTTCCGCCAATAGATGGTCCGTATAAAGAAATGATGATGGTAACAAATAAAACATACGAACAAGCTTTGTATAATCAAAACTCTCCTGTTAGTAATGAACAGGATCATGTTAATCCAGAAAATGTTGAGTGGGATAACATACAGGTAAAAATCGACACGAATCAAACTAAACAATTTGTTACAATGTACAAAAATTTGATGGAGTTTGATGATCGAGAAATTCAGTATAAATTAGTTATTCCAAGATTGGCGTTTGCTGGGGAAAAAGACACTATTGTTTATGGAGAAAACTTTGGCAGTGTAACAGTAGATATTATCGGTATACTTCAAAAAAATAAACAAGAGTTAGAGCATCTTGGATGGGATGTAGAAATCATAGAAGGAAATGATATGGATCATACCAAAGCTATGCAGCCTGTAACGGTACTGTCATTGATAAAGCACTGGTTGATTACAAATTTGAATATAACTCGTTAA
- a CDS encoding BCCT family transporter has protein sequence MYWGVLLSLISIVLLMSGSLNTIQTASIAAAFPFIIIMIIMCYTLFKALKGDDGHIDSQHKNKISEHSEKKEVM, from the coding sequence GTGTACTGGGGAGTTTTATTGTCTCTAATCTCTATTGTGCTGCTAATGAGTGGAAGTCTAAATACGATACAAACTGCCTCTATTGCCGCCGCGTTTCCGTTCATTATAATAATGATTATCATGTGTTACACCCTGTTCAAAGCATTAAAAGGAGATGATGGTCACATTGATTCTCAACATAAAAACAAGATTAGCGAGCATTCCGAGAAAAAAGAAGTGATGTAA
- a CDS encoding TetR/AcrR family transcriptional regulator, which translates to MKNNLTERQIRNKEVQTTRMMSYFIDATAQIIEKEGIEKVTIRKVADLAGYNSATIYNYFSDLSHLISFASMKFLKKYTDALPEYLSKAKTPLEKYFLIWECFCKYSFESPQIYYAVFSSDLGVHPSNLSDYYDFFPTDLLGLPENLKDMFLESNLPRRTRIALQQCVTENYIKESEADQLAESHYLIWQGMLTMFINNRSNYSVKEATEMTVKHIQNTITLEESV; encoded by the coding sequence TTGAAAAATAATTTAACTGAACGACAAATACGAAACAAAGAAGTTCAAACTACCAGAATGATGTCCTATTTTATTGATGCCACAGCTCAAATCATTGAAAAAGAAGGAATTGAAAAAGTAACCATAAGAAAAGTGGCTGATTTAGCTGGTTACAACAGTGCTACTATCTATAACTATTTTAGTGACTTGTCTCATTTGATTTCATTTGCCTCCATGAAATTTTTAAAAAAGTATACGGATGCCTTACCAGAATATTTATCAAAAGCTAAGACCCCTTTGGAGAAATATTTTTTAATATGGGAATGCTTTTGCAAATACTCTTTTGAATCTCCACAAATTTACTATGCTGTGTTTTCTTCTGATCTTGGTGTTCATCCATCTAATTTATCTGACTACTATGACTTCTTTCCAACTGATTTGCTGGGGTTACCAGAAAATTTAAAGGATATGTTTCTAGAATCAAATTTACCAAGAAGAACAAGAATTGCGCTTCAGCAATGTGTGACAGAGAATTACATCAAAGAGTCTGAAGCGGACCAATTGGCGGAAAGCCATTATTTAATATGGCAGGGCATGCTTACAATGTTTATCAATAATAGATCTAACTACTCGGTAAAGGAAGCAACAGAAATGACCGTCAAGCATATTCAAAATACTATTACTTTAGAAGAATCAGTATAA
- a CDS encoding ATP-binding cassette domain-containing protein, with product MDELELSEYINHHIEELSGGQKQRVGIARSMLQKPKALLGDEPVASLNPGIARKTM from the coding sequence ATCGATGAATTGGAGCTTTCTGAGTATATTAATCACCATATTGAGGAGCTGAGTGGGGGACAAAAGCAACGTGTAGGAATTGCAAGATCGATGTTGCAGAAGCCAAAAGCATTGCTTGGTGATGAACCTGTAGCGAGTCTTAATCCGGGAATAGCTCGAAAAACCATGTAA
- a CDS encoding MerR family DNA-binding transcriptional regulator, with protein MDSYTPKQIANALNVSTTTLRRYEEQDLIPAVPRTNSNHRLYKSIHFQAFTTIRALLKGYDIPVVYEVMRMIKSSRFEETLWLVNEQQFHIQVEKQRVEEILTMIQNAEFIQYKNVELNECMSIGEAAKIAGVNTSAIRHWENEGLVHSERNKENGYRMFSIPELRKILIISSLRKTVYYIENMKKLLNDLDTQNYDKIERSFQLALENLNNQLLLQLKGIAELMKYIHFYQEINS; from the coding sequence ATGGATTCATATACCCCTAAACAAATTGCAAATGCCTTAAATGTTAGCACAACAACTTTGAGAAGATATGAAGAACAAGATCTCATTCCTGCTGTACCAAGAACGAATAGTAATCACCGTCTTTATAAATCGATTCATTTCCAAGCTTTTACTACCATTAGAGCCTTGTTAAAAGGATATGACATACCCGTTGTTTACGAAGTTATGAGAATGATTAAAAGTTCAAGGTTTGAAGAAACCCTATGGCTAGTGAATGAACAGCAATTCCATATACAGGTGGAGAAACAGCGAGTGGAAGAAATCCTGACTATGATTCAAAATGCTGAATTTATTCAATATAAAAACGTGGAATTAAATGAGTGTATGAGTATTGGAGAGGCGGCAAAAATAGCGGGAGTAAATACTTCAGCTATCCGCCATTGGGAAAATGAAGGGTTAGTCCATTCAGAAAGAAATAAAGAAAACGGTTATAGAATGTTTTCGATACCTGAACTTCGAAAAATACTAATCATAAGCAGTTTAAGAAAAACCGTTTATTATATAGAAAATATGAAAAAATTATTAAACGATTTAGACACACAAAACTATGATAAAATTGAACGTTCCTTTCAGTTAGCATTGGAAAATCTGAATAACCAACTATTACTTCAATTGAAAGGAATCGCAGAACTGATGAAATATATACACTTTTACCAAGAAATAAATTCTTAA